From a region of the Nothobranchius furzeri strain GRZ-AD chromosome 12, NfurGRZ-RIMD1, whole genome shotgun sequence genome:
- the narfl gene encoding cytosolic Fe-S cluster assembly factor narfl: protein MASHFSGVLQLTDLDDFITPSQECVKPVKVEKKQGKSVAKIQIEDDGSYVQVNQDGGKQKLEKAKITLNDCLACSGCITSAESVLITQQSHEELLKVLRNNKINEAEKKIVVVSVSPQSRASLAAHYNLSSSEAGRRLTAYLKNLGVHCVFDTSFSRTFSLLESQREFVERFHRKEQDSKAVPMLTSACPGWICYAEKTHGDYILPYISTTRSPQQVMGSLVKGYFAKQQGLSPQQIYHVCVMPCFDKKLEASRSDFYMSDAETREVDCVITSGEVQRMMEEENVSLSDVEPAALDTMFSSVCGDEFLSHAGSGSGGYLHHVFTHAAKQLFGEEVKELTYKTLRNKDFQEVRLEKDGNVLLCFALTYGFRNIQNLVQKLKRGKCPYHFVEVMACPSGCLNGGGQVKPSAGQNQKELLQKVEELYRADRPLVPESDPRVADLYHSWLNSLGEDGAKELLHTQYHTVEKMTNGLTMKW, encoded by the exons ATGGCTTCCCACTTCAGCGGAGTCTTGCAGCTAACAGATCTCGATGATTTTATCACTCCTTCTCAG GAATGTGTTAAACCagtcaaagtagagaagaaacagGGTAAATCTGTGGCCAAAATCCAAATAGAAGATGACGGCAGCTATGTGCAGGTCAACCAG GATGGTGGGAAGCAGAAGCTGGAGAAGGCCAAGATCACACTGAACGACTGTCTGGCCTGCAGTGGCTGTATCACCTCGGCTGAGAGTGTCCTCATCACTCAGCAGAGCCACGAGGAGCTTTTAAAAGTGCTGCGCAACAACAAG ATTAACGAAGCAGAAAAGAAGATTGTAGTTGTGTCGGTGTCGCCTCAGTCCAGAGCCTCCCTGGCAGCTCACTACAACCTCAGCAGCAGTGAGGCAGGCAGGAGGCTCACAGCTTACCTCAAAAACCTGG GGGTTCATTGCGTGTTTGACACCAGCTTCAGTCGGACCTTCAGTCTGTTGGAGAGTCAGAGGGAGTTTGTGGAGCGTTTCCATCGGAAGGAGCAGGACAGCAAGGCCGTTCCCATGCTGACGTCTGCATGTCCAG GTTGGATCTGCTATGCTGAGAAGACACACGGAGACTACATTCTTCCATACATCAGTACCACTCGCTCCCCGCAGCAGGTGATGGGCTCCCTGGTTAAAGGATATTTCGCAAAACAACAG GGCCTGAGTCCACAGCAGATCTACCACGTGTGTGTGATGCCCTGCTTTGACAAGAAACTCGAAGCCTCTCGCTCCGACTTCTACATGAGCGACGCAGAGACCCGAGAAGTGGACTGTGTCATCACATCAGGAGAGGTTCAGAGGATGATGGAGGAGGAAAATGTGTCCCTCTCGGATGTTGAGCCTGCAGCTCTGGATACAAT GTTCAGCAGCGTGTGTGGGGATGAGTTTCTGAGCCATGCTGGGAGTGGCTCTGGAGGTTACCTCCATCATGTGTTCACCCATGCTGCTAAACAGttgtttggagaggaggtgaaGGAGCTCACCTATAAAACGCTCAG GAATAAAGACTTCCAGGAGGTGAGACTAGAGAAGGACGGAAACGTCCTCCTCTGTTTTGCCTTGACCTATGGTTTCCGCAACATTCAGAACCTGGTGCAGAAACTCAAGAGAGGAAAGTGTCCCTACCACTTTGTAGAAGTCATGGCCTGTCCGTCAG GTTGTCTAAACGGTGGAGGTCAGGTGAAACCCTCAGCTGGTCAGAACCAAAAGGAGCTTCTTCAGAAGGTGGAGGAGCTCTACAGGGCAGACCGCCCCCTGGTGCCAGAAAGTGACCCTCGTGTGGCTGACCTGTACCACAGCTGGCTGAACAGTTTGGGAGAAGACGGTGCGAAAGAGCTGCTGCACACGCAGTACCACACGGTGGAGAAGATGACCAACGGGCTCACCATGAAGTGGTGA
- the e4f1 gene encoding transcription factor E4F1 isoform X2 produces the protein MHAPFCCYDYGVVIRHVFPPRCSVATETENSNDMNVENNHTAETEKNGNETITIQTTLGDEDDVHKCGRCQSEFSTLEAFIQHKLQHGCKRVEAQNASQDGGQKVTAENGSSSSEVKRAEADKPVVISDDEISGQLGRGHRKKVASLKVQSDPSVKLASRNADSDTLSHSVNQEGRYICPICQKTFKTTNILRTHVKTHSDQKNFSCELCGTSFRTKGSLIRHNRRHTDERPYRCNLCGQSFRESGALTRHLKALTPCTEKIRFFQCNEIIVRKDGVQKGVETNRVAVPVQQDVVVVEHEPEPEEQEIEAQTAVVSVVEADSQEVLQRVHFTVEVDGTTQEQQSQAEALAAAAAAGDNLICQAIINSGIAMETEETVLMEASPTTAEEKMASDHPESDQSIIEIQVKEEPPEVEEEAGDERGSSKLYTCPHCSRSFKGLNYFRFHVKGHLGFKPFKCILCHKEFLTGYLLKKHMEVHVSERRYKCGECGKLYKTIGHVREHMRAHSDERPYHCARCNKGYKTKNALQVHQRTHGDVKPYVCEFCFRGFREKGSLVRHIRHHTGEKPFKCSKCGRGFAEHGTLNRHLRAKGGCHKEGSSEQHNATSEEKASVDKLTTATVISDDPHAVLVEFSSVVADTQEYIIKTDTGEEMQEEVTLIPDGSNEVGNQIMKVVQQIVRQSHSAAGHQIIVRNMAADEEGASISDCGDTITIATPESLTEQVALTLASAISDGTLLATTGTVEETGGTVTMVTTEEAMEEGIQVVQHQEYVITSPEEVEF, from the exons ATGCACGCGCCCTTTTGTTGTTATGACTACGGGGTCGTAATCCGCCATGTTTTCCCTCCCCGCTGCAGCGTTGCGACAGAGACGGAGAATTCAAACGACATGAATGTGGAAAATAATCATACGGCAGAAACAGAGAAGAACGGCAACGAGACCATTACTATTCAGACCACACTAGGAGATGAAG ATGATGTGCACAAATGTGGTCGCTGCCAGTCCGAGTTCTCCACCCTTGAGGCTTTCATCCAGCACAAACTGCAGCACGGCTGCAAACGTGTGGAGGCTCAGAATGCTAGTCAGGATGGCGGCCAAAAG GTCACTGCTGAAAATGGAAGTTCTTCCTCAGAGGTGAAAAGGGCAGAAGCAGATAAACCAGTAGTGATCTCTGATG ATGAAATCAGTGGCCAGTTGGGTCGAGGCCACAGGAAGAAAGTGGCCTCACTGAAAGTGCAGTCTGATCCAAGTGTAAAATTAGCATCTCGCAATGCTGACAGTGACACTCTGTCCCACAGTGTCAATCAGGAAGGACGTTATATTTGTCCCATTTGTCAAAAGACATTTAAAACA ACAAACATCTTGAGAACTCATGTGAAAACACACAGCGACCAGAAGAACTTCTCATGTGAACTTTGCGGGACCTCGTTTCGCACCAAAGGTTCTCTAATACGTCACAACCGCCGCCACACTG ATGAGCGGCCGTATCGATGTAATCTATGTGGACAGAGCTTCAGAGAGTCCGGAGCTCTCACCAGACACCTGAAAGCTCTGACTCCTTGCACGGAGAAGATCCGCTTTTTTCAGTGTAATGAAATAATAGTCAGGAAGGATGGAGTGCAGAAAG GGGTTGAAACTAATCGTGTTGCAGTGCCAGTCCAACAAGATGTTGTGGTTGTGGAGCATGAGCCGGAGCCGGAGGAGCAGGAGATTGAGGCTCAGACTGCTGTAGTCAGCGTGGTAGAAGCTGATTCCCAAGAGGTCCTACAACGGGTTCACTTCACAGTGGAGGTGGATGGAACCACACAGGAGCAACAG TCTCAGGCAGAAGCTCTTGCTGCTGCCGCTGCAGCCGGAGACAACCTCATCTGCCAGGCGATCATCAATTCTGGCATCGCTATGGAGACGGAGGAAACGGTGTTGATGGAGGCTTCACCGACCACCGCGGAGGAGAAAATGGCGTCTGACCATCCTGAAAGCGATCAGAGCATCATTGAGATCCAAGTTAAAGAAGAACCGCCAGAGGTGGAGGAG GAAGCAGGTGATGAACGGGGATCTTCGAAGCTGTACACCTGTCCTCACTGCAGCCGGTCATTTAAGGGCTTGAATTATTTCCGTTTTCATGTCAAAGGTCATTTAG GTTTTAAGCCCTTTAAATGCATTCTGTGCCATAAAGAGTTTCTAACTGGTTATCTGCTGAAGAAGCACATGGAGGTCCATGTCAGTGAGAGGAGGTATAAGTGTGGGGAGTGTGGCAAGCTGTATAAAACCATTGGACATGTGCGTGAACACATGAGGGCCCACTCTGATGAAAGACCGTACCATTGTGCTAGATGCAACAAAGGATACAAGACCAAG AATGCCTTACAGGTTCACCAGCGGACCCACGGGGATGTGAAGCCCTATGTGTGTGAGTTCTGCTTCAGAGGTTTCAGAGAAAAAGGCTCTTTGGTGCGACACATCCGCCATCACACGGGAGAGAAGCCTTTCAAGTGCTCAAAGTGTGGGCGGGGCTTTGCCGAACACGGGACTCTCAACCGTCACTTGCGTGCTAAAG GAGGCTGTCACAAGGAAGGTTCTAGTGAACAACACAACGCCACGTCAGAGGAGAAGGCCTCGGTGGACAAGCTCACTACCGCGACTGTCATCTCAGATGATCCTCATGCTGTCCTAGTGGAGTTCTCCTCAGTGGTGGCTGACACACAGGAGTATATAATCAAG ACTGACACCGGGGAGGAAATGCAGGAAGAAGTCACACTCATTCCAGACGGCTCAAATGAG GTGGGAAACCAGATCATGAAAGTCGTTCAGCAGATCGTGCGCCAGTCGCACAGCGCAGCAGGCCACCAGATCATCGTGCGAAACATGGCCGCGGACGAGGAGGGAGCGTCCATCTCCGACTGCGGCGACACCATCACCATCGCCACGCCGGAGAGCCTGACGGAGCAGGTGGCCTTGACTCTCGCCTCAGCCATCAGCGATGGCACGCTACTGGCCACGACGGGTACCGTGGAGGAGACGGGGGGAACAGTTACCATGGTTACTACGGAGGAAGCCATGGAAGAGGGAATACAGGTGGTGCAGCATCAAGAGTATGTCATCACGTCTCCGGAGGAGGTGGAGTTTTAG
- the e4f1 gene encoding transcription factor E4F1 isoform X1, with protein sequence MHAPFCCYDYGVVIRHVFPPRCSVATETENSNDMNVENNHTAETEKNGNETITIQTTLGDEDDVHKCGRCQSEFSTLEAFIQHKLQHGCKRVEAQNASQDGGQKVTAENGSSSSEVKRAEADKPVVISDDEISGQLGRGHRKKVASLKVQSDPSVKLASRNADSDTLSHSVNQEGRYICPICQKTFKTTNILRTHVKTHSDQKNFSCELCGTSFRTKGSLIRHNRRHTDERPYRCNLCGQSFRESGALTRHLKALTPCTEKIRFFQCNEIIVRKDGVQKGVETNRVAVPVQQDVVVVEHEPEPEEQEIEAQTAVVSVVEADSQEVLQRVHFTVEVDGTTQEQQVVVQQSQAEALAAAAAAGDNLICQAIINSGIAMETEETVLMEASPTTAEEKMASDHPESDQSIIEIQVKEEPPEVEEEAGDERGSSKLYTCPHCSRSFKGLNYFRFHVKGHLGFKPFKCILCHKEFLTGYLLKKHMEVHVSERRYKCGECGKLYKTIGHVREHMRAHSDERPYHCARCNKGYKTKNALQVHQRTHGDVKPYVCEFCFRGFREKGSLVRHIRHHTGEKPFKCSKCGRGFAEHGTLNRHLRAKGGCHKEGSSEQHNATSEEKASVDKLTTATVISDDPHAVLVEFSSVVADTQEYIIKTDTGEEMQEEVTLIPDGSNEVGNQIMKVVQQIVRQSHSAAGHQIIVRNMAADEEGASISDCGDTITIATPESLTEQVALTLASAISDGTLLATTGTVEETGGTVTMVTTEEAMEEGIQVVQHQEYVITSPEEVEF encoded by the exons ATGCACGCGCCCTTTTGTTGTTATGACTACGGGGTCGTAATCCGCCATGTTTTCCCTCCCCGCTGCAGCGTTGCGACAGAGACGGAGAATTCAAACGACATGAATGTGGAAAATAATCATACGGCAGAAACAGAGAAGAACGGCAACGAGACCATTACTATTCAGACCACACTAGGAGATGAAG ATGATGTGCACAAATGTGGTCGCTGCCAGTCCGAGTTCTCCACCCTTGAGGCTTTCATCCAGCACAAACTGCAGCACGGCTGCAAACGTGTGGAGGCTCAGAATGCTAGTCAGGATGGCGGCCAAAAG GTCACTGCTGAAAATGGAAGTTCTTCCTCAGAGGTGAAAAGGGCAGAAGCAGATAAACCAGTAGTGATCTCTGATG ATGAAATCAGTGGCCAGTTGGGTCGAGGCCACAGGAAGAAAGTGGCCTCACTGAAAGTGCAGTCTGATCCAAGTGTAAAATTAGCATCTCGCAATGCTGACAGTGACACTCTGTCCCACAGTGTCAATCAGGAAGGACGTTATATTTGTCCCATTTGTCAAAAGACATTTAAAACA ACAAACATCTTGAGAACTCATGTGAAAACACACAGCGACCAGAAGAACTTCTCATGTGAACTTTGCGGGACCTCGTTTCGCACCAAAGGTTCTCTAATACGTCACAACCGCCGCCACACTG ATGAGCGGCCGTATCGATGTAATCTATGTGGACAGAGCTTCAGAGAGTCCGGAGCTCTCACCAGACACCTGAAAGCTCTGACTCCTTGCACGGAGAAGATCCGCTTTTTTCAGTGTAATGAAATAATAGTCAGGAAGGATGGAGTGCAGAAAG GGGTTGAAACTAATCGTGTTGCAGTGCCAGTCCAACAAGATGTTGTGGTTGTGGAGCATGAGCCGGAGCCGGAGGAGCAGGAGATTGAGGCTCAGACTGCTGTAGTCAGCGTGGTAGAAGCTGATTCCCAAGAGGTCCTACAACGGGTTCACTTCACAGTGGAGGTGGATGGAACCACACAGGAGCAACAG GTGGTGGTTCAACAGTCTCAGGCAGAAGCTCTTGCTGCTGCCGCTGCAGCCGGAGACAACCTCATCTGCCAGGCGATCATCAATTCTGGCATCGCTATGGAGACGGAGGAAACGGTGTTGATGGAGGCTTCACCGACCACCGCGGAGGAGAAAATGGCGTCTGACCATCCTGAAAGCGATCAGAGCATCATTGAGATCCAAGTTAAAGAAGAACCGCCAGAGGTGGAGGAG GAAGCAGGTGATGAACGGGGATCTTCGAAGCTGTACACCTGTCCTCACTGCAGCCGGTCATTTAAGGGCTTGAATTATTTCCGTTTTCATGTCAAAGGTCATTTAG GTTTTAAGCCCTTTAAATGCATTCTGTGCCATAAAGAGTTTCTAACTGGTTATCTGCTGAAGAAGCACATGGAGGTCCATGTCAGTGAGAGGAGGTATAAGTGTGGGGAGTGTGGCAAGCTGTATAAAACCATTGGACATGTGCGTGAACACATGAGGGCCCACTCTGATGAAAGACCGTACCATTGTGCTAGATGCAACAAAGGATACAAGACCAAG AATGCCTTACAGGTTCACCAGCGGACCCACGGGGATGTGAAGCCCTATGTGTGTGAGTTCTGCTTCAGAGGTTTCAGAGAAAAAGGCTCTTTGGTGCGACACATCCGCCATCACACGGGAGAGAAGCCTTTCAAGTGCTCAAAGTGTGGGCGGGGCTTTGCCGAACACGGGACTCTCAACCGTCACTTGCGTGCTAAAG GAGGCTGTCACAAGGAAGGTTCTAGTGAACAACACAACGCCACGTCAGAGGAGAAGGCCTCGGTGGACAAGCTCACTACCGCGACTGTCATCTCAGATGATCCTCATGCTGTCCTAGTGGAGTTCTCCTCAGTGGTGGCTGACACACAGGAGTATATAATCAAG ACTGACACCGGGGAGGAAATGCAGGAAGAAGTCACACTCATTCCAGACGGCTCAAATGAG GTGGGAAACCAGATCATGAAAGTCGTTCAGCAGATCGTGCGCCAGTCGCACAGCGCAGCAGGCCACCAGATCATCGTGCGAAACATGGCCGCGGACGAGGAGGGAGCGTCCATCTCCGACTGCGGCGACACCATCACCATCGCCACGCCGGAGAGCCTGACGGAGCAGGTGGCCTTGACTCTCGCCTCAGCCATCAGCGATGGCACGCTACTGGCCACGACGGGTACCGTGGAGGAGACGGGGGGAACAGTTACCATGGTTACTACGGAGGAAGCCATGGAAGAGGGAATACAGGTGGTGCAGCATCAAGAGTATGTCATCACGTCTCCGGAGGAGGTGGAGTTTTAG
- the e4f1 gene encoding transcription factor E4F1 isoform X3 has translation MHAPFCCYDYGVVIRHVFPPRCSVATETENSNDMNVENNHTAETEKNGNETITIQTTLGDEDDVHKCGRCQSEFSTLEAFIQHKLQHGCKRVEAQNASQDGGQKVTAENGSSSSEVKRAEADKPVVISDDEISGQLGRGHRKKVASLKVQSDPSVKLASRNADSDTLSHSVNQEGRYICPICQKTFKTTNILRTHVKTHSDQKNFSCELCGTSFRTKGSLIRHNRRHTDERPYRCNLCGQSFRESGALTRHLKALTPCTEKIRFFQCNEIIVRKDGVQKVPVQQDVVVVEHEPEPEEQEIEAQTAVVSVVEADSQEVLQRVHFTVEVDGTTQEQQVVVQQSQAEALAAAAAAGDNLICQAIINSGIAMETEETVLMEASPTTAEEKMASDHPESDQSIIEIQVKEEPPEVEEEAGDERGSSKLYTCPHCSRSFKGLNYFRFHVKGHLGFKPFKCILCHKEFLTGYLLKKHMEVHVSERRYKCGECGKLYKTIGHVREHMRAHSDERPYHCARCNKGYKTKNALQVHQRTHGDVKPYVCEFCFRGFREKGSLVRHIRHHTGEKPFKCSKCGRGFAEHGTLNRHLRAKGGCHKEGSSEQHNATSEEKASVDKLTTATVISDDPHAVLVEFSSVVADTQEYIIKTDTGEEMQEEVTLIPDGSNEVGNQIMKVVQQIVRQSHSAAGHQIIVRNMAADEEGASISDCGDTITIATPESLTEQVALTLASAISDGTLLATTGTVEETGGTVTMVTTEEAMEEGIQVVQHQEYVITSPEEVEF, from the exons ATGCACGCGCCCTTTTGTTGTTATGACTACGGGGTCGTAATCCGCCATGTTTTCCCTCCCCGCTGCAGCGTTGCGACAGAGACGGAGAATTCAAACGACATGAATGTGGAAAATAATCATACGGCAGAAACAGAGAAGAACGGCAACGAGACCATTACTATTCAGACCACACTAGGAGATGAAG ATGATGTGCACAAATGTGGTCGCTGCCAGTCCGAGTTCTCCACCCTTGAGGCTTTCATCCAGCACAAACTGCAGCACGGCTGCAAACGTGTGGAGGCTCAGAATGCTAGTCAGGATGGCGGCCAAAAG GTCACTGCTGAAAATGGAAGTTCTTCCTCAGAGGTGAAAAGGGCAGAAGCAGATAAACCAGTAGTGATCTCTGATG ATGAAATCAGTGGCCAGTTGGGTCGAGGCCACAGGAAGAAAGTGGCCTCACTGAAAGTGCAGTCTGATCCAAGTGTAAAATTAGCATCTCGCAATGCTGACAGTGACACTCTGTCCCACAGTGTCAATCAGGAAGGACGTTATATTTGTCCCATTTGTCAAAAGACATTTAAAACA ACAAACATCTTGAGAACTCATGTGAAAACACACAGCGACCAGAAGAACTTCTCATGTGAACTTTGCGGGACCTCGTTTCGCACCAAAGGTTCTCTAATACGTCACAACCGCCGCCACACTG ATGAGCGGCCGTATCGATGTAATCTATGTGGACAGAGCTTCAGAGAGTCCGGAGCTCTCACCAGACACCTGAAAGCTCTGACTCCTTGCACGGAGAAGATCCGCTTTTTTCAGTGTAATGAAATAATAGTCAGGAAGGATGGAGTGCAGAAAG TGCCAGTCCAACAAGATGTTGTGGTTGTGGAGCATGAGCCGGAGCCGGAGGAGCAGGAGATTGAGGCTCAGACTGCTGTAGTCAGCGTGGTAGAAGCTGATTCCCAAGAGGTCCTACAACGGGTTCACTTCACAGTGGAGGTGGATGGAACCACACAGGAGCAACAG GTGGTGGTTCAACAGTCTCAGGCAGAAGCTCTTGCTGCTGCCGCTGCAGCCGGAGACAACCTCATCTGCCAGGCGATCATCAATTCTGGCATCGCTATGGAGACGGAGGAAACGGTGTTGATGGAGGCTTCACCGACCACCGCGGAGGAGAAAATGGCGTCTGACCATCCTGAAAGCGATCAGAGCATCATTGAGATCCAAGTTAAAGAAGAACCGCCAGAGGTGGAGGAG GAAGCAGGTGATGAACGGGGATCTTCGAAGCTGTACACCTGTCCTCACTGCAGCCGGTCATTTAAGGGCTTGAATTATTTCCGTTTTCATGTCAAAGGTCATTTAG GTTTTAAGCCCTTTAAATGCATTCTGTGCCATAAAGAGTTTCTAACTGGTTATCTGCTGAAGAAGCACATGGAGGTCCATGTCAGTGAGAGGAGGTATAAGTGTGGGGAGTGTGGCAAGCTGTATAAAACCATTGGACATGTGCGTGAACACATGAGGGCCCACTCTGATGAAAGACCGTACCATTGTGCTAGATGCAACAAAGGATACAAGACCAAG AATGCCTTACAGGTTCACCAGCGGACCCACGGGGATGTGAAGCCCTATGTGTGTGAGTTCTGCTTCAGAGGTTTCAGAGAAAAAGGCTCTTTGGTGCGACACATCCGCCATCACACGGGAGAGAAGCCTTTCAAGTGCTCAAAGTGTGGGCGGGGCTTTGCCGAACACGGGACTCTCAACCGTCACTTGCGTGCTAAAG GAGGCTGTCACAAGGAAGGTTCTAGTGAACAACACAACGCCACGTCAGAGGAGAAGGCCTCGGTGGACAAGCTCACTACCGCGACTGTCATCTCAGATGATCCTCATGCTGTCCTAGTGGAGTTCTCCTCAGTGGTGGCTGACACACAGGAGTATATAATCAAG ACTGACACCGGGGAGGAAATGCAGGAAGAAGTCACACTCATTCCAGACGGCTCAAATGAG GTGGGAAACCAGATCATGAAAGTCGTTCAGCAGATCGTGCGCCAGTCGCACAGCGCAGCAGGCCACCAGATCATCGTGCGAAACATGGCCGCGGACGAGGAGGGAGCGTCCATCTCCGACTGCGGCGACACCATCACCATCGCCACGCCGGAGAGCCTGACGGAGCAGGTGGCCTTGACTCTCGCCTCAGCCATCAGCGATGGCACGCTACTGGCCACGACGGGTACCGTGGAGGAGACGGGGGGAACAGTTACCATGGTTACTACGGAGGAAGCCATGGAAGAGGGAATACAGGTGGTGCAGCATCAAGAGTATGTCATCACGTCTCCGGAGGAGGTGGAGTTTTAG